One Alkalicoccus halolimnae DNA segment encodes these proteins:
- a CDS encoding ArsR/SmtB family transcription factor, translating to MVIKEKMSCEEAAVLFKLLGDKTRLMMVSLLSVDDVCVCEFVDIFQMSQPSVSQHLRKLRDKGLVKERKQGQWVFYSLDEDSVYFPLAKALISELPDPREKLEELEAQGRRVDCC from the coding sequence ATCGTGATTAAAGAAAAAATGAGCTGTGAAGAGGCAGCGGTCCTTTTCAAGCTGCTCGGGGATAAAACGAGACTGATGATGGTTTCCCTGCTTTCCGTGGATGACGTCTGTGTATGTGAATTCGTCGATATTTTTCAAATGAGCCAGCCTTCCGTGAGCCAGCACCTGCGTAAGCTGCGCGATAAAGGACTGGTAAAAGAACGCAAGCAGGGGCAGTGGGTGTTTTATTCCCTGGACGAGGATTCGGTCTATTTTCCGCTCGCCAAGGCGCTGATCTCTGAACTGCCCGACCCACGCGAAAAGCTGGAGGAGCTCGAAGCGCAGGGCAGGCGCGTCGACTGCTGCTGA